Proteins encoded within one genomic window of Mesorhizobium sp. AR10:
- a CDS encoding MBL fold metallo-hydrolase yields the protein MALKFDTSFNPSYGQGVAVSPDVQRVTAKNPSPFTFHGTNSYIIGRETLAVIDPGPDDDAHLQALLDVIANRPVSHIFVSHTHRDHSPLAARLKQHTGAIVLAEGPHRPARPLRIGELNPLDASADTAFVPDVALADDTVINGDGWALRTVLTPGHTANHAAFALEGTGILFPADHVMAWATSIVAPPDGAMADYMASLDRLIERGDRMLLPGHGGPVSAPRGFMRGLKTHRKMRERAILERIRGGDRTIKNMVAAIYRDTDPRLHGAAGLSVLAHLEDLVARGLVGTDGDPAIDGIFVLVA from the coding sequence ATGGCCCTCAAATTCGATACAAGCTTCAATCCGTCCTACGGCCAGGGCGTAGCCGTCTCGCCTGACGTTCAACGCGTCACCGCCAAAAATCCCAGCCCGTTCACCTTTCACGGCACCAACAGCTACATCATCGGACGAGAGACATTGGCGGTCATCGACCCGGGTCCGGATGACGACGCGCATCTTCAGGCACTGCTCGACGTCATCGCAAACAGGCCGGTCAGCCACATTTTCGTCAGCCACACGCACCGCGACCATTCTCCGCTGGCAGCCCGGCTGAAACAGCACACCGGCGCAATTGTGCTCGCTGAGGGTCCGCATCGCCCAGCGAGGCCCTTGCGCATCGGCGAGCTCAATCCGCTAGACGCCAGCGCCGACACCGCCTTTGTTCCGGATGTCGCGCTGGCCGACGACACCGTGATCAATGGCGACGGTTGGGCACTCAGAACGGTGCTGACGCCGGGCCACACCGCCAATCACGCGGCTTTTGCGCTGGAGGGAACCGGCATTCTGTTTCCGGCCGACCATGTGATGGCGTGGGCGACCTCCATCGTCGCGCCGCCGGACGGCGCCATGGCCGACTACATGGCCTCGCTGGATCGGCTGATTGAGCGCGGCGACCGCATGCTTTTGCCCGGTCATGGTGGACCGGTGAGCGCGCCGCGCGGCTTCATGCGCGGCTTGAAGACCCATCGCAAGATGCGCGAACGAGCCATCCTGGAGCGGATCAGAGGCGGCGACCGGACGATCAAGAACATGGTCGCGGCGATCTACAGGGATACCGACCCGCGCCTGCATGGGGCGGCCGGCCTGTCCGTGCTTGCCCATCTGGAAGATCTGGTGGCGCGCGGTCTGGTCGGCACCGATGGCGACCCAGCCATCGACGGCATTTTTGTGCTCGTGGCGTAG
- a CDS encoding fatty-acid--CoA ligase yields MLGLMQEWPLLCHKLIDNAERQHGKREIVSRSIEGPIVRTTYAEIHRRALKVAQRLERDGFGLGDRIATLAWNTARHLEAWYGIMGVGAIYHTLNPRLFPEQIVWIMNNAEDKAIFVDLTFMPLLEKIAGAVKSLKQVIVLTDKAHMPQTALPNVIAYEEWLAEADGDFAWKVFDESTAAGMCYTSGTTGDPKGVLYSHRSNVLHAMIAAMPDAMGISAREVILPVVPMFHANAWGLGQSAPMIGAKLVMPGCKMDGASIYELLDTEKVTFSAAVPTVWMMLLQHLEETGKKLPYLKKVVIGGSSCPRAITAKFQDNYDVEVIHAWGMTEMSPLGTLCTMKPAYAELQGEARLDLQGKQGYPPFGVEMKVTDDDNKALPWDGKTFGRLKVRGPAIARAYYGGVGSEQFDADGWFDTGDVAHIDPGGYMQITDRAKDVIKSGGEWISTIDLENLAVGHPDVAEAAAIGVPHSKWGERPLLVVVRKPGREPTKTDILAFMNGKVAKWWMPDDVAFVGEIPHTATGKIQKITLRQQFKDYRLPTD; encoded by the coding sequence ATGCTCGGACTGATGCAGGAATGGCCGCTGCTTTGCCACAAGCTCATCGACAATGCAGAGCGGCAGCATGGCAAACGCGAGATCGTGTCGCGCTCGATCGAAGGCCCGATCGTCCGCACGACCTACGCCGAAATTCATCGCCGCGCCTTGAAGGTTGCCCAGCGACTCGAGCGTGACGGCTTTGGGCTCGGCGACCGCATCGCGACGCTGGCCTGGAACACCGCGCGCCACCTCGAGGCCTGGTACGGCATCATGGGCGTCGGCGCGATCTATCACACGCTCAATCCGCGCCTCTTTCCCGAGCAGATCGTCTGGATCATGAATAATGCAGAGGACAAGGCGATCTTCGTCGATCTGACCTTCATGCCGCTGCTCGAAAAGATCGCCGGTGCGGTCAAATCGTTGAAGCAGGTGATCGTGCTGACCGACAAGGCGCACATGCCGCAAACGGCGCTGCCCAACGTCATTGCCTATGAAGAATGGCTCGCCGAAGCCGATGGCGACTTCGCCTGGAAGGTGTTCGATGAAAGTACCGCCGCCGGCATGTGCTACACCTCGGGCACGACAGGCGATCCCAAGGGCGTCCTCTACAGCCATCGTTCGAATGTGCTCCACGCCATGATCGCGGCGATGCCCGACGCGATGGGCATATCCGCGCGGGAAGTGATTCTCCCCGTGGTGCCGATGTTCCACGCCAACGCCTGGGGTCTCGGCCAGAGCGCGCCGATGATCGGCGCCAAGCTGGTCATGCCTGGCTGCAAGATGGACGGCGCCTCGATCTATGAACTGCTCGATACCGAGAAAGTGACCTTCAGCGCTGCCGTGCCGACGGTGTGGATGATGCTGCTGCAGCATCTGGAGGAAACTGGCAAGAAACTTCCCTACCTGAAGAAGGTGGTCATCGGCGGCTCGTCTTGCCCGCGCGCGATCACGGCGAAGTTCCAGGACAATTACGATGTCGAGGTCATCCATGCCTGGGGCATGACCGAGATGTCGCCGCTCGGCACGCTATGCACCATGAAACCGGCATATGCCGAACTCCAGGGCGAAGCCCGGCTCGATCTGCAGGGCAAGCAGGGCTATCCACCCTTTGGCGTTGAAATGAAGGTGACCGACGACGACAACAAAGCGCTGCCGTGGGACGGCAAGACCTTCGGTCGGCTGAAGGTGCGCGGGCCGGCTATCGCCCGCGCCTATTATGGCGGCGTTGGATCCGAGCAGTTCGACGCAGACGGCTGGTTCGATACCGGCGACGTCGCCCATATCGATCCGGGCGGCTACATGCAGATCACCGATCGCGCCAAGGACGTCATCAAGTCAGGCGGCGAATGGATCTCGACCATCGATCTCGAGAATCTCGCGGTTGGTCATCCGGATGTGGCAGAAGCAGCCGCCATCGGCGTTCCCCATTCGAAATGGGGCGAGCGGCCCTTGCTTGTCGTCGTTCGCAAGCCGGGGAGGGAGCCGACCAAAACCGATATTCTGGCTTTCATGAACGGCAAGGTAGCGAAATGGTGGATGCCCGACGATGTCGCCTTCGTCGGCGAAATTCCCCATACCGCGACCGGCAAGATCCAGAAGATCACCTTGCGCCAGCAGTTCAAGGATTATCGCCTGCCGACGGATTGA
- a CDS encoding UDP-glucuronic acid decarboxylase family protein translates to MAKLLVTGGAGFLGSHLCDRLVGLGHHVVCVDNFLTGSQDNVGHLSPNPLFEMMRHDVTLPFEIEVDGIYNLACPAAPVHYQRDPIQTTRTNVLGAINMLDLAARVGARILQASTSEVYGDPDIHPQPEDYWGRVNPVGIRSCYDEGKRCAETLFFDYWRQVQLEIKVARIFNTYGPRMHPNDGRVVSNFIVQAIRGEPLTIYGTGRQTRSFCYVDDLIDGLLSMMATAADFTGPVNLGNPVESTMIELAELVLAIVGSRSRLEFRPLPQDDPRQRCPDISLARKSLRWEPKVGLEDGLRQTVAYFRHRLAAA, encoded by the coding sequence ATGGCCAAATTGCTTGTGACCGGCGGCGCCGGCTTTCTTGGATCGCATCTGTGCGACAGGCTTGTCGGACTTGGACACCATGTCGTCTGCGTCGACAATTTCCTGACTGGGTCGCAGGACAATGTCGGCCACCTGTCACCAAATCCATTGTTTGAAATGATGCGTCACGACGTGACGCTGCCGTTCGAAATCGAAGTCGACGGGATCTACAATCTGGCTTGCCCGGCAGCGCCGGTTCACTACCAGCGTGATCCGATCCAGACGACAAGGACCAATGTTCTGGGTGCGATCAACATGCTTGATCTGGCCGCGCGCGTGGGGGCAAGAATTCTGCAGGCTTCGACCTCGGAAGTGTATGGCGACCCCGACATCCACCCGCAGCCGGAAGACTATTGGGGGCGGGTAAATCCGGTCGGCATCCGCAGCTGCTACGACGAAGGCAAGCGGTGCGCCGAAACGCTGTTTTTCGACTATTGGCGCCAGGTCCAGCTCGAGATCAAGGTGGCGCGCATCTTCAACACCTATGGTCCGCGGATGCACCCCAATGACGGACGTGTCGTCAGCAATTTCATCGTGCAGGCGATCAGGGGCGAGCCACTGACGATCTATGGCACGGGCCGTCAAACACGAAGCTTCTGTTACGTCGACGACCTCATCGACGGTTTGCTTTCGATGATGGCGACGGCCGCGGATTTCACCGGTCCCGTCAATCTCGGCAATCCGGTCGAATCGACGATGATCGAACTTGCCGAGCTTGTGCTTGCCATTGTCGGCAGCCGTTCCAGGCTGGAGTTCCGGCCACTGCCGCAGGACGACCCCAGGCAGAGATGCCCCGACATTTCGTTGGCAAGAAAGTCGCTGCGATGGGAGCCTAAAGTTGGCCTGGAAGACGGGCTGAGGCAAACCGTTGCCTATTTCCGCCATCGCCTCGCAGCGGCATGA
- a CDS encoding polysaccharide biosynthesis protein, which translates to MGAVAMLLSLVLRLDFDIVVRSLTDFLGAAALFGLVVSGVGFLLGLNRGIWRYASLSDLLAITYTASASVAGFTVAQFLLDRLASIPRSSILIAWAFLIVLLAGPRAAYRLYRNRHDIARGRLADRGAGKHVLLIGATDNADAFLRAIKERNSASFEVLAIIDERGSRTGRSIRGVPVLGPLERLPQILNRFEAQGRRPEAVILTRSREDYQRHASIEALVEIAAQQKVEILKLPNLLDMQSIDAEIEPRPINLEDLLHRPPVKLDAPKIASMIEGRTVMITGAGGSIGSELARQVAALNPRGLVLVDASEHLLYSIEAELTGTPPSFELHAALCNVREKDAVNRIVAARRPDVLFHAAALKHVPIVEAQPLEGLFTNAIGTRNVAEAALRANVSTMILVSTDKAVNPANVMGATKRMAEMFCQAMDLDSAINGTRFVTVRFGNVLGSAGSVVPLFEKQIRAGGPVTVTHPDMERFFMTISEACLLVLQAAAHSRARQEERGRIYVLDMGLPVKIVDLARNLIRLSGRRPDTDVQIVYTGLRPGEKLYEELFDNKETLSGTGASGILAASPRSIEGALIVRIFDEMKRRIDAQDLPGALRLLKSTVGEFTPGSDIHLLMSGEDPSKH; encoded by the coding sequence ATGGGTGCTGTCGCGATGTTGCTTTCGCTCGTGTTGAGGCTTGATTTCGATATTGTTGTTCGAAGCTTGACGGATTTCCTTGGTGCGGCGGCTCTATTCGGGCTTGTTGTCAGCGGTGTCGGTTTCTTGCTTGGACTGAACCGTGGTATTTGGCGCTATGCGTCGCTGTCGGATCTCCTGGCGATCACCTATACAGCTAGCGCGTCCGTCGCTGGTTTCACAGTGGCCCAGTTCCTGCTGGATCGACTGGCCTCGATTCCCCGTTCTTCGATCCTTATCGCCTGGGCCTTCCTGATCGTGCTGCTAGCCGGGCCGCGTGCCGCGTATCGGCTCTATCGCAATCGACACGACATCGCTCGGGGTAGGTTGGCCGATCGCGGCGCCGGCAAGCATGTGCTCCTGATTGGAGCCACCGACAACGCCGACGCTTTCCTGAGGGCCATTAAGGAGAGGAACAGCGCCTCATTCGAGGTCCTTGCGATTATCGACGAACGGGGTAGCAGGACCGGACGTTCTATTCGCGGGGTTCCAGTCTTGGGTCCGCTGGAAAGACTGCCGCAGATCCTCAATCGATTCGAGGCCCAGGGGCGCCGGCCCGAAGCGGTCATCCTGACGCGTTCGCGCGAGGACTATCAGCGGCATGCCAGCATCGAGGCGTTGGTTGAGATTGCGGCGCAGCAGAAAGTCGAAATCCTAAAGCTCCCGAACCTTCTCGATATGCAAAGCATCGATGCTGAAATCGAGCCGCGTCCGATCAACCTGGAAGATCTCTTGCATCGGCCGCCCGTTAAACTTGATGCGCCCAAGATCGCCTCGATGATCGAGGGCAGGACCGTCATGATCACCGGCGCTGGCGGTTCGATTGGATCCGAGCTGGCACGACAGGTCGCGGCCCTGAACCCACGCGGCCTCGTTCTTGTGGACGCAAGCGAGCACCTTCTCTACTCTATCGAGGCTGAACTCACTGGCACCCCCCCGAGCTTCGAGCTGCATGCTGCCCTCTGCAACGTGCGCGAAAAGGACGCCGTCAACAGAATCGTCGCGGCCCGTAGACCCGACGTGCTGTTCCACGCAGCAGCACTCAAGCATGTGCCGATCGTTGAGGCTCAGCCGCTTGAAGGCCTTTTCACCAACGCGATCGGGACGCGCAATGTCGCTGAGGCCGCGCTTCGTGCCAACGTCTCCACGATGATTCTGGTGTCGACCGACAAGGCTGTGAATCCCGCTAACGTCATGGGCGCGACCAAGCGGATGGCGGAGATGTTCTGCCAGGCGATGGATCTCGACTCGGCGATCAACGGCACACGTTTCGTCACCGTTCGGTTCGGGAACGTCCTGGGCTCGGCCGGATCCGTGGTGCCGCTGTTCGAGAAGCAGATCAGGGCCGGCGGCCCAGTGACAGTTACCCATCCGGACATGGAACGCTTTTTCATGACAATTTCGGAAGCCTGCCTCCTTGTCCTGCAGGCGGCGGCGCATAGCCGCGCGCGACAGGAGGAGCGCGGCCGAATTTACGTTCTCGACATGGGCTTGCCGGTGAAAATCGTGGATCTTGCTCGAAATCTCATCCGTCTCTCGGGGCGCCGCCCGGACACCGACGTTCAGATAGTCTACACCGGGCTTCGGCCTGGGGAAAAACTCTACGAGGAACTTTTCGACAACAAGGAAACCTTGAGCGGGACCGGTGCGTCGGGGATCCTGGCCGCATCTCCACGGTCGATCGAGGGAGCGCTGATCGTGCGCATCTTCGACGAAATGAAGCGCAGGATCGACGCCCAAGATTTGCCCGGCGCCCTACGGCTTCTGAAATCGACCGTCGGGGAGTTTACTCCGGGGAGCGACATTCACCTGCTGATGAGCGGGGAGGACCCGAGCAAGCACTGA
- a CDS encoding DUF1499 domain-containing protein yields the protein MMEIPERQTSRAAGWSRRAGAFSAVLLLTVLVGHRYDLVETPAFLWVLAIVALLAAFALLFAGLAFSRLWNFGDRGGRDLTVGALLALLVLAPYGIAAYRAATYPPLRDISTDFDNPPALDTSDRTRDMNVLSPPTPGEQRLQTETYPLVTGRSYNLPFETVVDAVETVLDRRDWQVAGPYPETEGQSEVTIDALAKSFGLGLPADVAVRVSDDGDAVIVDMRSASRYGRYDLGDNAARIVDFLAELDQEVAGQVGAAPAE from the coding sequence ATAATGGAAATTCCCGAGCGACAGACGTCGAGGGCGGCCGGCTGGTCGCGGCGGGCCGGCGCTTTTTCGGCGGTCCTGCTGCTGACCGTCCTTGTCGGCCATCGCTACGACCTGGTCGAAACGCCGGCTTTCCTGTGGGTGCTGGCGATTGTCGCGCTGCTCGCTGCCTTTGCGTTGCTCTTCGCCGGACTTGCCTTTTCCAGGCTGTGGAATTTCGGCGACCGCGGCGGTCGTGACCTGACCGTCGGCGCCCTGCTGGCGCTTCTGGTGCTGGCTCCCTACGGCATTGCTGCCTACCGGGCGGCGACCTATCCGCCGCTCCGGGACATCTCGACGGATTTCGACAATCCGCCGGCGCTCGACACGTCCGACCGGACCAGGGATATGAACGTGCTTTCGCCTCCCACCCCGGGCGAGCAGCGCCTGCAAACCGAGACCTATCCGCTTGTCACCGGGCGCAGCTATAATCTGCCTTTCGAGACCGTCGTCGATGCTGTCGAAACCGTGCTCGATCGGCGGGACTGGCAAGTTGCAGGGCCGTACCCCGAAACGGAAGGGCAAAGCGAGGTGACGATCGACGCCCTCGCCAAGAGCTTCGGTCTGGGCCTGCCTGCCGATGTCGCTGTCCGGGTGAGCGACGATGGCGATGCGGTCATCGTCGATATGCGCTCGGCCTCGCGCTACGGCCGCTACGATCTCGGCGACAACGCGGCCCGCATCGTCGATTTCCTTGCCGAGCTCGACCAGGAAGTCGCCGGCCAGGTGGGCGCGGCGCCGGCCGAATAA
- a CDS encoding DUF427 domain-containing protein, which yields MDQIANPAPGFQRNPGKVIAIEPYRGTVVVRAGETVIASSTRAKLLSEAPYPQVLYIPFADIDFGQLGKTELSTHCPYKGDASYWSVLPAAEAGKDAMWAYERPFDEMTEIRDHGAFYRNKVTTEATPD from the coding sequence ATGGACCAAATCGCAAACCCGGCGCCCGGCTTTCAACGCAATCCCGGCAAGGTTATCGCCATCGAGCCCTATCGCGGCACTGTCGTCGTGCGCGCCGGCGAAACAGTCATAGCCTCGTCAACGAGGGCAAAACTGCTGTCCGAAGCGCCCTACCCCCAGGTTCTCTACATTCCGTTCGCAGACATCGATTTCGGCCAGCTCGGCAAAACCGAACTGTCGACGCATTGCCCCTACAAGGGCGATGCGAGCTACTGGAGCGTGCTGCCGGCGGCAGAGGCGGGCAAGGATGCGATGTGGGCGTATGAGCGGCCCTTTGACGAAATGACGGAAATCCGCGATCACGGCGCCTTCTACCGCAACAAGGTGACGACCGAAGCCACACCGGACTGA
- a CDS encoding biotin transporter BioY, whose translation MAIATTMRPLVSLALPQEGVARLATQLLLAIAGTLLLTLSAKTKVVLGPVDISMQTLAVLLIATAFGLRLGVATLLLYMAEGAMGLPVFQSTPEKGIGIAYMLGSTGGYLAGFVVMAAIVGWAADRAWDRHPIKLFGAMLVAEIVMMAMGFAWLALLIGPEKSWQFGVLPFIVGDLIKVALAASLVPAVWSLLPKRA comes from the coding sequence ATGGCAATTGCAACGACGATGCGTCCGCTTGTTTCTCTGGCTTTGCCCCAGGAGGGCGTGGCCCGCCTGGCGACGCAGCTTTTGCTGGCCATCGCAGGCACGCTACTGTTGACCTTGTCGGCCAAGACGAAAGTCGTGCTTGGGCCGGTCGACATCTCGATGCAGACGCTCGCCGTCTTGCTGATTGCCACCGCGTTCGGCCTGCGCCTCGGCGTCGCCACCCTGCTTCTCTACATGGCCGAGGGCGCCATGGGCTTGCCCGTGTTCCAGAGCACGCCGGAAAAGGGCATCGGCATCGCTTACATGCTCGGCTCGACCGGCGGTTATCTTGCCGGCTTCGTGGTCATGGCGGCGATCGTCGGCTGGGCCGCCGATCGTGCCTGGGATCGCCACCCGATCAAGCTCTTCGGTGCAATGCTGGTTGCCGAAATCGTCATGATGGCCATGGGCTTTGCCTGGCTGGCGCTTTTGATCGGCCCGGAAAAGTCATGGCAGTTCGGCGTCCTGCCCTTCATCGTCGGCGACCTGATCAAAGTTGCGCTCGCCGCAAGCCTGGTGCCGGCCGTCTGGTCGCTGCTGCCGAAACGGGCCTGA